From the Acidobacteriota bacterium genome, one window contains:
- a CDS encoding carboxypeptidase regulatory-like domain-containing protein, producing MPAIARAQSVFTGTVKDTSGAVMPGVTVEAASPALIEGVRSAITDANGSYRISDLRPGTYKLTYTLPGFNTVIRDGVELQGNFVATINIDLSVGTLQESVTVSGASPVVDVQSNAKQQVLTRDVLSAVPTAGTIQGLGQLVVGVTLNVPDVGGSRAMQQTYFAVRGQGGAQTVVLVDGMMTNGLMGDGAVQAYHNESMTQEAVYQTAGGNAETLTGGVNMNLIPKDGGNQFRGGAKGFKSPSGWQGDNLTDDLRALGVTGVDKISNFYEWNVEQGGPIVRNKLWFFGAFRKARYDRPIANTFAIPAGQNVPAAFAACRANPDSCEQGVSDEKMDNPVVRLTWQASERNKVAVYMDRALRLRGHAMGALTDQNTASVIWNTPTFATGSIKWTSTLSSKLLLELGYSGNRERYDNLYQPGILAERNTADWYRNVRKNDNSTGLLWGASGAQLGNYPDRYNLQGAVSYVTGAHTIKVGGAWQTGKYIRYNNANADLYQTYNNGNPLQVTVLNTPLRTGEDLNASLGFFAQDTWNLDRLTLNLGLRFDYNKQTIRGQEAQVGRFANSPAYSSFQAVPTWQDFSPRLSLVYDLSGDGRTAVRAGLNKFVTAQTTGFSQLYNPTALTTATLPWTDVNGDDIAQGERGCVYLTAGCEINFANLSPNFGVRSLSTPDPGLKRPYSLPINVGVTHELFSGFSVAAEYYHISFRNITMRTNSLLNEASYNRFEVVSPLDGSVIPAWVIKPEFRGQVANIDSTNSDMKRSYNGMDINFNARMARGVRAFGGFNLERSLNNVCAAAASDPNRSLYCDQSESGIPWQKQVKATVVYPLPFWGVSVSASWQNLNGYLTGTAAQAYGGFTAGTGFDRPNGQGTFWQLTSATRYAANCTGPCTPGGLVLPALAASGVANLQVPLVAPETEFTPRINQVDFSFSKRVEFGAFRMTPKVDLFNALNSDDYSSVSSVQFGAAAYMRPSVILQGRIIRVGVDMTW from the coding sequence GTGCCGGCGATCGCGCGCGCGCAGAGTGTGTTCACGGGGACAGTGAAAGACACGTCGGGCGCGGTGATGCCTGGGGTGACGGTGGAAGCCGCGAGCCCGGCCCTGATCGAGGGCGTGCGTTCGGCGATCACCGATGCCAACGGCAGCTATCGCATCAGCGACCTGCGTCCTGGCACCTACAAGCTCACCTACACGCTGCCGGGCTTCAACACCGTGATTCGCGACGGCGTCGAACTGCAGGGCAACTTCGTCGCGACCATCAACATCGACCTGTCCGTTGGCACGCTGCAGGAATCGGTCACTGTCTCCGGCGCCTCGCCGGTGGTGGACGTGCAGAGCAACGCCAAGCAGCAGGTGCTGACGCGCGATGTGCTGAGCGCGGTGCCGACCGCCGGCACCATCCAGGGCCTGGGCCAACTGGTCGTCGGCGTCACGCTGAACGTGCCCGACGTGGGCGGCTCGCGCGCGATGCAGCAGACCTATTTCGCCGTGCGCGGCCAGGGCGGCGCGCAGACGGTGGTGCTGGTGGACGGCATGATGACCAACGGCCTGATGGGCGACGGCGCCGTGCAGGCGTACCACAACGAATCGATGACGCAGGAAGCGGTCTACCAGACGGCCGGCGGCAACGCCGAGACCCTGACCGGCGGCGTCAACATGAACCTGATTCCCAAGGACGGCGGCAACCAGTTTCGCGGCGGCGCCAAGGGCTTCAAGTCACCGTCCGGGTGGCAGGGCGACAACCTGACCGACGACCTGCGGGCGCTCGGCGTCACCGGCGTCGACAAGATCTCGAACTTCTACGAGTGGAACGTCGAACAGGGCGGACCCATCGTCAGGAACAAGCTGTGGTTCTTCGGCGCGTTCCGCAAGGCTCGCTACGACCGGCCCATTGCCAACACGTTTGCGATCCCGGCGGGCCAGAATGTGCCCGCGGCCTTCGCCGCCTGCCGGGCCAATCCCGACAGTTGTGAGCAGGGCGTCTCGGACGAGAAGATGGACAACCCGGTCGTGCGCCTGACGTGGCAGGCATCAGAGCGCAATAAGGTGGCCGTCTATATGGACCGCGCGCTGCGGTTGCGCGGCCACGCCATGGGCGCCTTGACCGATCAGAACACGGCGTCGGTGATCTGGAACACGCCGACCTTCGCCACGGGCTCGATCAAGTGGACCTCGACGTTGTCGTCGAAGCTGCTGCTCGAGTTGGGCTACTCCGGCAATCGGGAGCGCTACGACAACCTGTATCAGCCCGGCATTCTGGCCGAGCGCAACACCGCCGACTGGTATCGAAACGTCCGCAAGAACGACAACAGCACCGGCCTGCTGTGGGGAGCCTCGGGCGCGCAGCTGGGCAACTATCCAGACCGCTACAACCTCCAGGGCGCGGTCTCGTATGTCACCGGCGCACACACCATCAAGGTGGGCGGCGCCTGGCAAACCGGCAAGTACATCCGCTACAACAACGCCAACGCGGATCTCTACCAGACCTACAACAACGGCAATCCGCTGCAGGTGACGGTCTTGAACACGCCGCTTCGAACCGGTGAAGACCTGAACGCCAGTCTCGGCTTCTTCGCCCAGGACACGTGGAACCTCGATCGCCTGACCTTGAATCTTGGCCTGCGCTTCGACTACAACAAGCAGACCATCCGGGGCCAGGAGGCCCAGGTCGGCCGATTCGCCAACAGCCCTGCGTACAGTTCGTTCCAGGCGGTTCCGACGTGGCAGGATTTTTCGCCTCGGCTCTCGCTCGTCTACGACTTGTCGGGCGACGGTCGCACCGCCGTGCGGGCCGGCCTCAACAAGTTCGTGACCGCCCAGACGACGGGGTTCTCGCAGCTTTACAACCCGACGGCCCTGACGACCGCCACGCTGCCGTGGACCGACGTGAATGGTGACGACATCGCGCAGGGCGAACGCGGCTGCGTCTACCTGACCGCCGGATGTGAGATCAACTTCGCCAACCTGTCCCCGAATTTCGGCGTGCGGTCGCTGTCGACGCCGGATCCCGGGCTCAAGCGCCCCTACTCGCTGCCGATTAACGTCGGGGTGACGCACGAGCTATTCTCCGGGTTCTCCGTGGCGGCCGAGTATTACCACATCTCGTTCAGGAACATCACGATGCGCACGAACTCGCTGCTGAACGAGGCCAGCTACAACCGCTTCGAAGTGGTCAGCCCCCTCGACGGCAGCGTGATCCCTGCCTGGGTGATCAAGCCCGAGTTCCGCGGCCAGGTCGCAAACATCGACAGTACCAACAGCGACATGAAGCGCAGCTACAACGGCATGGACATTAACTTCAATGCGCGCATGGCCCGCGGGGTCCGCGCGTTCGGCGGCTTCAACCTCGAGCGCAGCCTCAACAATGTCTGTGCCGCAGCGGCGAGCGACCCCAATCGGTCGCTGTACTGCGACCAGTCGGAGAGCGGCATTCCGTGGCAGAAGCAGGTCAAGGCCACCGTGGTCTACCCGCTGCCGTTCTGGGGCGTGTCGGTCAGCGCCTCGTGGCAGAACCTGAACGGCTACCTCACCGGCACCGCCGCGCAGGCCTACGGCGGCTTCACGGCCGGCACCGGGTTCGACCGTCCCAACGGCCAGGGTACTTTCTGGCAGCTGACTTCGGCCACGCGCTACGCCGCCAACTGTACGGGTCCCTGCACGCCGGGTGGGCTGGTGCTGCCCGCGCTCGCCGCCAGCGGCGTGGCTAACCTGCAGGTGCCGCTCGTGGCGCCCGAAACCGAGTTCACCCCCCGCATCAACCAGGTGGACTTCTCGTTCAGCAAGCGAGTCGAGTTCGGCGCGTTCCGGATGACGCCGAAGGTTGACCTCTTCAACGCCCTGAACTCGGACGACTACTCCTCGGTTTCGTCGGTGCAGTTCGGCGCGGCCGCCTACATGCGGCCTTCCGTAATCCTCCAGGGCCGCATCATCCGCGTTGGTGTGGATATGACCTGGTAA
- a CDS encoding class I SAM-dependent rRNA methyltransferase: MPPTAIVNAKGEDRIRGGHPWIYRSDVMDVAHVEPGIVVNVRGPRDRDLGHALFSDQSQITLRMISRDDRVIDEAFWRERLSDAIGFREILEIDATAYRLVHGEADLLPSLIVDRYDDYLVIQTLSQGMDRLTPTLVPLLVELTGAKGVLARNDPKVRLLEGLEQKVAAVHGAVPETISVREGAVNYDVDPWRGQKTGLFLDQRENREAAARYAHGALLDCFSYHGGFALALAPRCQTVEALDVSADAVARITANAAANGLANVTAREANVFDELRHLERDGARYDTIVLDPPAFAKNKASVTNALAGYKEINLRALRLLAPGGYLITCSCSYNVDESMFAQAVFAASADAHIPVTVVEKRMQGRDHPVLLGVPETYYLKCLVLRKLA, translated from the coding sequence GTGCCGCCCACTGCAATCGTCAACGCCAAGGGCGAGGATCGCATCCGCGGCGGTCATCCCTGGATTTACCGCTCCGACGTCATGGACGTCGCCCACGTCGAGCCCGGCATTGTTGTCAACGTCCGCGGGCCGCGCGATCGGGACCTGGGTCATGCGCTGTTCAGCGACCAGTCGCAGATCACCCTGCGCATGATCTCGCGCGACGATCGCGTGATCGACGAGGCGTTCTGGCGCGAGCGCCTCTCGGACGCGATCGGGTTTCGCGAGATCCTCGAGATCGATGCGACCGCGTACCGCCTGGTGCACGGCGAGGCGGATCTGCTGCCGTCGCTGATCGTCGATCGCTACGACGACTACCTGGTGATCCAGACGCTGTCGCAAGGCATGGATCGGCTGACGCCGACCCTCGTACCACTGCTGGTGGAACTGACTGGGGCGAAGGGCGTGCTCGCCCGCAACGACCCGAAAGTGCGGCTGCTCGAGGGCCTCGAGCAGAAAGTGGCGGCCGTACACGGCGCGGTGCCCGAGACCATCAGTGTGCGCGAGGGCGCGGTGAATTACGATGTCGATCCGTGGCGCGGGCAGAAAACCGGGCTGTTTCTCGATCAGCGCGAGAACCGGGAAGCCGCCGCGCGCTATGCGCACGGCGCGTTGCTCGATTGTTTCAGCTACCACGGCGGCTTCGCGCTGGCGCTGGCCCCGCGCTGCCAGACTGTGGAGGCGCTCGACGTCTCGGCCGACGCGGTGGCCCGGATCACGGCCAACGCCGCCGCCAACGGCCTCGCCAACGTGACCGCGCGCGAAGCCAACGTCTTCGACGAGCTGCGGCACCTCGAGCGCGACGGCGCCCGCTACGACACCATCGTCCTGGACCCGCCGGCGTTCGCGAAGAACAAGGCGTCGGTGACCAATGCGCTGGCCGGCTACAAGGAAATCAACCTCCGGGCCCTGCGGCTGCTGGCCCCGGGCGGCTACTTGATCACGTGCAGCTGTTCGTACAACGTCGACGAAAGCATGTTCGCCCAGGCCGTGTTCGCCGCCTCAGCCGATGCCCATATCCCCGTAACCGTCGTGGAAAAACGCATGCAGGGACGTGACCACCCCGTCCTTTTAGGCGTTCCCGAGACCTACTACTTGAAGTGCCTCGTCCTGCGTAAACTCGCCTAA
- the rpiB gene encoding ribose 5-phosphate isomerase B: MHIALAADHAGFHLKDSLKRMLEEMGVTYEDFGTTSAESVDYPDYAQAVAGAVASGKFGRGILVCGTGVGMAIAANKVAGVRAAPVVDIDTAKLAREHNDLNVLTLGARVTPEARAREIVKVFLTTPFEGGRHATRVGKIHQIEK; the protein is encoded by the coding sequence ATGCACATCGCGCTCGCTGCCGATCACGCAGGGTTTCATCTCAAGGATTCGCTGAAACGGATGCTCGAGGAAATGGGCGTCACCTACGAGGACTTCGGCACGACGTCCGCGGAGTCGGTGGACTACCCGGATTATGCCCAGGCGGTGGCTGGAGCGGTTGCGAGCGGCAAGTTCGGACGCGGCATCCTGGTGTGCGGGACCGGCGTCGGGATGGCGATTGCCGCCAACAAGGTGGCCGGCGTCCGCGCCGCGCCGGTGGTCGATATCGACACCGCGAAGCTGGCGCGTGAGCATAACGACCTGAACGTGCTGACGCTCGGTGCCCGCGTCACGCCCGAAGCCCGCGCCCGCGAGATCGTCAAGGTGTTCCTCACGACGCCATTCGAGGGCGGCCGCCACGCGACCCGCGTCGGCAAGATTCACCAGATTGAGAAGTAG
- the glyA gene encoding serine hydroxymethyltransferase, producing the protein MTLPLMQRTLAQADPEIAAAIAHETDRQADGLELIASENFVSSAVLEAAGSVMTNKYAEGYPGKRYYGGCEFVDVAETLAIARAKALFGADHANVQPHSGAQANMAVYFTLLKPGDVVLGMNLAHGGHLTHGHPLNFSGKLYTIVPYGVRQDDERLDYDEFERLAHEHKPKMIIAGASAYPRAFDFERMGKVARAVGAPLMVDMAHIAGLVAGGQHPSPVPHADFVTTTTHKTLRGPRGGMVLCREQYAKDLDRTVFPGVQGGPLMHIIAAKAVCFREAATQEFKDYQKQLVANARRLSAAMTAAGFRIVSGGTDNHIVLVDTFSKGITGKVAEAALGQAGITVNKNAIPFDKNPPMVASGVRLGTPAVTTRGMGEAQMDEVAGFISRALASPEDTAALTMIKTEVEQLCRKFPLYPERRA; encoded by the coding sequence ATGACTCTTCCCTTGATGCAACGTACCCTCGCGCAGGCCGACCCCGAAATTGCCGCGGCCATCGCCCACGAAACCGACCGCCAGGCCGACGGCCTCGAGTTGATCGCGTCGGAAAACTTCGTCAGCAGCGCCGTGCTCGAAGCCGCCGGCTCGGTGATGACGAACAAGTACGCCGAGGGCTATCCCGGCAAGCGCTACTACGGCGGGTGCGAGTTCGTCGATGTCGCCGAGACGCTGGCGATCGCCCGCGCCAAGGCGCTGTTCGGCGCCGATCACGCCAACGTGCAGCCGCACTCGGGCGCGCAGGCCAACATGGCGGTCTACTTCACGCTGCTGAAGCCCGGCGACGTGGTGCTCGGCATGAACCTCGCCCACGGCGGCCACCTCACGCACGGCCACCCGCTCAACTTCTCCGGCAAGCTCTACACCATCGTCCCCTACGGCGTGCGCCAGGACGACGAGCGGCTCGATTATGACGAGTTCGAGCGGCTCGCCCACGAGCACAAGCCGAAAATGATCATCGCCGGCGCCAGCGCCTACCCGCGGGCGTTCGACTTCGAGCGCATGGGCAAGGTCGCCCGCGCCGTCGGCGCGCCGCTGATGGTCGACATGGCTCACATCGCCGGCCTCGTCGCCGGCGGCCAGCACCCCAGCCCCGTGCCGCACGCCGACTTCGTCACCACCACCACCCACAAGACGCTGCGCGGGCCGCGCGGCGGCATGGTGCTCTGCCGCGAGCAGTACGCGAAGGACCTCGACCGCACGGTGTTCCCCGGCGTGCAGGGCGGACCCCTGATGCACATCATCGCGGCCAAGGCGGTGTGCTTCCGCGAGGCCGCGACCCAGGAGTTCAAGGACTACCAAAAGCAGCTGGTGGCCAACGCCAGGCGACTGTCGGCGGCCATGACCGCGGCCGGCTTCCGCATTGTCAGCGGTGGCACCGACAACCACATCGTGCTGGTCGATACGTTCTCGAAGGGCATCACCGGCAAGGTCGCCGAAGCGGCGCTCGGCCAGGCCGGCATCACCGTCAACAAGAACGCCATCCCCTTCGACAAGAACCCGCCGATGGTGGCCAGCGGCGTGCGCCTGGGCACGCCGGCGGTGACCACGCGCGGCATGGGCGAAGCGCAGATGGACGAGGTCGCCGGCTTCATCTCGCGCGCGCTCGCCTCACCAGAGGACACGGCCGCGCTGACGATGATCAAGACAGAAGTCGAGCAGTTGTGCCGGAAGTTCCCGCTGTACCCGGAACGCCGGGCCTAA
- a CDS encoding helicase C-terminal domain-containing protein — protein MQDRSDIPLVSAVEAAFADEGVLARAVDQFEPRAGQRAMALAVAETLSEGGVLLAEAGTGTGKTLAYLVPAILSRQRVLVSTGTKNLQEQIYFKDLPVLREALGVPFKAAYMKGRANYLCLHRLDQLRASPAVPHDFVSMVDEWRHVTETGDRAELRDLPEDSATWHDVSATAETCLGNDCPQYSECYVTRMRQRAAEADVVIVNHHLLCADASVRQSSYGEVIPECHYAVLDEAHQLEDVATQYFGVAISNYRVDDLVRDGERAVNLGMVEDTNSDLRRSLRRVDDHAREFFGRLALARQSSPSTSLRAGGGGDERLRINGEWFGDIIDDGLGLISGLDAVEHDLTRAAGSSANGNVVNEEAATLARRAAEMRQGLSFLLEASNPSFVYFLETRNRGVFLRAAPIDVSAIIREQLLDRMRATVLTSATLTIAGSFEYVKRRLGADDANQMVVPSEFDFTEQTILYLPRQMPAPKSPDYGEAVAREVLELLRRSEGRAFVLFTSYAMLRLVRERVELELPYPLIVQGTAPRSVLLSQFRTTPNAVLLATSSFWQGVDVVGEQLSCVIIDKLPFASPGDPITAARIEAITAEGGDAFQEYQVPLAILAMLQGLGRLIRHRSDRGVLAVLDPRLRTMGYGRRFLDSFPPAPVTQNLDAVSRFFAG, from the coding sequence ATGCAAGATCGATCGGACATTCCACTAGTCTCCGCCGTCGAGGCGGCCTTCGCGGACGAGGGCGTGCTGGCGCGGGCGGTGGATCAGTTCGAGCCGCGCGCCGGCCAGCGCGCCATGGCGCTGGCTGTCGCCGAAACGCTGAGCGAAGGTGGCGTCCTGCTGGCCGAGGCCGGTACCGGCACGGGCAAGACGCTCGCCTATCTCGTCCCCGCGATCCTGAGCCGGCAGCGCGTGCTGGTCTCGACCGGCACCAAGAACCTCCAGGAACAGATCTACTTCAAGGACCTGCCGGTGCTGCGCGAGGCGCTGGGCGTGCCGTTCAAGGCCGCCTACATGAAGGGCCGCGCCAACTACCTGTGCCTGCACCGCCTCGATCAACTGCGCGCGTCACCCGCCGTGCCTCACGACTTCGTGTCGATGGTGGACGAGTGGCGTCACGTCACCGAGACCGGCGACCGCGCCGAGTTGCGTGACCTCCCCGAAGACTCGGCCACCTGGCACGACGTGTCGGCCACGGCCGAAACCTGCCTCGGCAACGACTGCCCGCAGTACTCCGAGTGCTACGTCACCCGGATGCGCCAGCGCGCCGCCGAGGCCGACGTGGTGATCGTCAACCACCACTTGCTGTGCGCCGACGCCTCGGTGCGGCAAAGCAGCTACGGCGAAGTGATCCCCGAGTGTCACTACGCGGTGCTCGACGAAGCCCACCAGCTCGAAGACGTGGCAACGCAGTACTTCGGCGTCGCCATCAGCAACTACCGCGTTGACGACCTGGTCCGCGACGGCGAACGCGCGGTGAACCTGGGCATGGTCGAGGACACCAACTCAGACCTCCGCCGGTCGCTGCGCCGGGTCGACGATCATGCGCGCGAGTTCTTCGGCCGGCTGGCCCTGGCGCGGCAATCCAGCCCTTCGACTTCGCTCAGGGCAGGAGGCGGCGGCGACGAGCGCTTGCGCATCAACGGCGAATGGTTCGGCGACATCATCGACGATGGGCTGGGGCTGATTAGCGGGCTCGACGCCGTCGAGCACGACCTGACGCGGGCCGCCGGCTCGAGCGCCAACGGCAACGTCGTCAACGAAGAGGCCGCCACGCTGGCGCGCCGGGCCGCCGAAATGCGGCAAGGCCTGTCGTTCCTGCTCGAGGCCTCGAACCCGTCGTTCGTGTACTTCCTGGAGACGCGCAACCGCGGCGTGTTCCTGCGCGCGGCGCCAATTGATGTCTCGGCCATCATCCGCGAGCAGCTGCTCGATCGCATGCGCGCCACTGTACTCACGTCGGCCACGCTGACCATCGCCGGCTCGTTCGAGTACGTGAAGCGGCGCCTCGGCGCCGATGACGCGAACCAGATGGTGGTGCCGTCGGAGTTCGACTTCACCGAGCAGACCATCCTGTACCTCCCGCGCCAAATGCCGGCACCCAAGTCTCCCGACTACGGCGAAGCGGTCGCCCGTGAGGTGCTCGAGCTGTTGCGGCGGAGCGAGGGCCGCGCCTTCGTCCTGTTCACGAGTTACGCCATGCTGCGCCTGGTGCGCGAGCGCGTCGAGTTGGAGCTTCCGTACCCGCTGATCGTCCAGGGCACGGCGCCGCGCAGCGTGCTGCTGTCGCAGTTCCGGACCACGCCCAACGCGGTGCTGCTGGCCACTTCGTCGTTCTGGCAGGGCGTGGACGTGGTGGGCGAGCAATTGAGCTGCGTGATCATCGACAAGCTGCCGTTCGCCTCGCCCGGCGACCCCATTACCGCCGCCCGCATCGAGGCGATCACGGCTGAAGGCGGCGATGCCTTCCAGGAGTACCAGGTACCGCTGGCGATCCTGGCCATGCTGCAGGGCCTCGGCCGGCTGATCCGCCATCGCAGCGACCGCGGCGTGCTGGCCGTGCTCGATCCGCGCCTGCGGACCATGGGCTACGGCCGGCGCTTTCTCGATTCATTTCCGCCGGCACCGGTCACCCAGAACCTGGACGCGGTGTCTCGATTTTTCGCCGGGTGA
- a CDS encoding tetratricopeptide repeat protein translates to MTHNFTARIAPILCALLVLAFAPAAVAQTTMIKGKVVDAKNQPMVGVAILIESMTGARKLTTKTDRRGEFIQLLTEGGQYRVTATDEKVGTAQSELAVKLGQMRELSLVLAAATTANNDAKAAELKKAFEDGVIASRAGNHDESIARFQAAFDLSPGCFDCLFNIGVAQLAKKDEKAAEAAWTKALTVKADYTEAMNALSTLYNNQKRFDEAAAMSAKAAAAGGGGNADASFNQGIILWNQGKIAEAKAKFEETIKASPEHADAHYQLGMALLNEGKLPDAVAAFETYVKLAPDGQYATQAKGMIAQLKKL, encoded by the coding sequence ATGACACACAATTTCACGGCCCGGATCGCTCCTATCCTGTGCGCCCTCCTGGTGCTGGCGTTCGCGCCCGCCGCCGTCGCGCAGACGACGATGATTAAAGGCAAGGTGGTGGACGCCAAGAACCAGCCGATGGTCGGCGTCGCCATCCTCATTGAGTCGATGACGGGCGCGCGCAAGCTCACGACCAAGACCGACCGGCGGGGCGAGTTCATCCAGTTGCTGACCGAAGGCGGCCAGTACCGGGTGACCGCGACCGACGAGAAGGTCGGTACCGCGCAGTCTGAACTGGCCGTCAAGTTGGGCCAGATGCGTGAACTCAGCCTGGTACTCGCCGCCGCGACCACCGCCAACAACGACGCCAAGGCCGCCGAGCTGAAGAAGGCGTTCGAAGATGGCGTGATCGCCAGCCGCGCCGGCAACCACGACGAGTCGATTGCCAGGTTCCAGGCCGCCTTCGACCTGTCCCCCGGCTGCTTCGATTGCCTGTTCAACATCGGCGTCGCGCAGCTGGCCAAGAAGGACGAGAAGGCGGCCGAGGCGGCGTGGACCAAGGCGCTCACGGTCAAGGCCGACTACACCGAAGCCATGAACGCGCTGTCGACCCTGTACAACAACCAGAAGCGCTTCGACGAAGCCGCCGCGATGAGCGCCAAGGCCGCCGCGGCCGGCGGCGGCGGCAACGCCGACGCCAGCTTCAACCAGGGCATCATCCTGTGGAACCAGGGCAAGATCGCCGAGGCCAAGGCCAAGTTCGAAGAGACGATCAAGGCCAGCCCCGAGCACGCCGACGCGCACTACCAGCTCGGCATGGCGCTCTTGAACGAAGGCAAGCTGCCCGACGCGGTGGCCGCCTTCGAGACTTACGTGAAGCTCGCCCCCGACGGCCAGTACGCCACGCAGGCCAAGGGGATGATCGCGCAGCTGAAGAAGCTGTAA
- a CDS encoding YggS family pyridoxal phosphate-dependent enzyme has product MYEHIPGRLAEVRHRIADAAGRAGRAPDSVRLIAVSKTHPIDAVRAAAEAGQMDFGENKVQEALQKITQSADTRLRWHLIGHLQSNKAKKAAPAVHAIHAIDSAELLQKVDQAAAAAGHSLDVMVQVDLALEETKHGVTVDLVPGIFAAADNCRAASLVGLMLLPPLADNPEDARPWFARLRALRDQLGESGVPPARLRELSMGMSHDFAVAIEEGATMVRVGTAIFGARDYT; this is encoded by the coding sequence GTGTACGAGCACATTCCCGGGCGCCTGGCTGAAGTCCGCCATCGAATTGCGGACGCGGCCGGGCGTGCCGGCCGCGCGCCGGATTCCGTCCGGCTGATCGCCGTTTCCAAGACCCACCCGATTGACGCCGTCAGGGCCGCCGCCGAGGCGGGGCAGATGGACTTTGGCGAGAACAAAGTCCAGGAAGCCCTGCAGAAGATCACCCAATCTGCCGATACCAGACTGCGGTGGCATCTCATCGGCCACCTGCAGTCGAACAAGGCGAAGAAGGCCGCGCCGGCCGTTCACGCCATCCACGCGATCGATAGCGCGGAGTTACTGCAGAAAGTTGACCAGGCGGCCGCGGCCGCCGGCCACTCGCTCGACGTCATGGTCCAGGTGGATCTGGCGCTCGAAGAGACGAAACACGGCGTCACGGTGGATCTGGTCCCCGGGATTTTCGCCGCCGCCGACAATTGCCGGGCTGCCAGCCTGGTGGGGCTGATGCTCCTGCCCCCGTTGGCCGACAACCCGGAAGACGCACGGCCCTGGTTCGCCAGGCTGCGGGCGTTACGCGACCAGTTGGGCGAGAGCGGCGTGCCGCCGGCCCGGTTGCGCGAGTTGTCCATGGGCATGAGCCACGATTTCGCGGTGGCCATCGAAGAGGGCGCGACGATGGTGCGGGTTGGCACCGCGATCTTCGGCGCCAGGGATTACACATGA